The following are from one region of the Halodesulfurarchaeum sp. HSR-GB genome:
- a CDS encoding FAD-dependent oxidoreductase codes for MSSNNLPDSAGTVIIGAGIVGNSLAYHLADQGVEDILLVDKGPLPDPGGSTGHASNFLMPVEHSKEMTELSYDSIEQYKEAGVFTRSGGLEVARSEEQMEENKRRVQSAKAYGASAEVIDAEEVKEMVPYINEDIIKGAMYCEDAGVCDSLQFGEICRERAKDMGALTVSPNTEVTDIFTEGDTVTGIETDRGDVEVEDTLIIAAGLWSPKLAEMAGTRIPLKPAVHQMISVGPIKQFEERGVEGIEDPIVRDMDHREYERQHGSEIEVGSYSHRPMLWDIEDVPSIDEAPLSPTQPPLTDEAFEASMEHALELMPEILDDPDAGIRHSIDGLLSMTADGGPVVGPVKDLDNLWSVAAIWIKEAPAIAKEVARWMTEGYGAIDTDLEGINIARYDEYGRAERYVEERSKEGFRKIYGTVHPKEQWMSSRPLRTTGFHDRLEEHEAEFWESAGWERPRWFRENADLLQEYQETISEFQRPNEWDRRWWSPIILAEHLHMRDNVGLIGDMGFGIYELQGPDALEMAEKLTVGRMDVDVGSLVYTPVLDEDAGFRADLTVVRLGENKFRFVTGGGDAGHDKQWIRQHMEDDMDVELVSKSSALGTMGVWGPNARKVMQEVTEEDMSDEAFPAYTAQEVHIGDVEAFAMRISYVGELGWEIYAPMEQTGRLWDTIYEAGQEYDLRPVGTGVYGSTGRMEKGYRLIGAELEHDYNPVEAGLDFHGVKDADFIGKDAYVEAVESEPAAKLCTLAVTDHAPNGGEERYPLGGEPVKDLDGNVLIDDEGRRSYTTSAATGPSVGKHIMLAYIPTDIAEEGKELQVEYFGEDYPVEIVRVGSKPLFDPSNERILS; via the coding sequence ATGAGTTCGAACAACCTACCCGACAGCGCCGGTACGGTAATTATCGGCGCCGGTATTGTGGGGAACAGTCTCGCATACCATCTCGCAGACCAGGGCGTTGAAGATATCCTCCTCGTCGACAAGGGACCCCTCCCGGACCCCGGCGGATCGACGGGTCACGCGTCGAACTTCCTGATGCCGGTCGAGCACTCCAAGGAGATGACCGAACTCTCCTATGACTCGATCGAGCAGTACAAGGAAGCCGGCGTGTTCACCCGCTCCGGTGGGCTCGAAGTCGCTCGCTCCGAGGAGCAGATGGAGGAGAACAAGCGACGAGTGCAGTCCGCGAAGGCCTACGGCGCCAGTGCCGAGGTCATCGACGCCGAGGAAGTCAAGGAGATGGTGCCCTACATCAACGAGGACATTATCAAGGGCGCCATGTACTGTGAGGACGCCGGTGTGTGTGACTCCCTCCAGTTCGGCGAGATCTGCCGCGAGCGCGCCAAGGACATGGGTGCGCTGACGGTCTCCCCGAACACGGAGGTCACGGACATCTTCACAGAGGGCGACACCGTCACCGGGATCGAGACCGACCGCGGTGACGTCGAAGTCGAGGATACCCTCATCATCGCCGCCGGTCTCTGGAGCCCGAAGCTGGCCGAGATGGCCGGCACGCGCATCCCGCTGAAGCCGGCCGTCCACCAGATGATCTCCGTCGGCCCCATCAAGCAGTTCGAAGAGCGGGGCGTCGAGGGCATCGAGGACCCGATCGTTCGGGACATGGACCACCGCGAATACGAGCGCCAGCACGGCAGCGAGATCGAGGTCGGTTCCTACTCCCACCGCCCGATGCTGTGGGACATCGAAGACGTGCCCTCCATCGACGAGGCACCGCTCTCCCCGACCCAGCCGCCGCTGACTGACGAAGCCTTCGAGGCGTCCATGGAGCACGCCCTCGAGCTTATGCCCGAGATCCTGGACGACCCCGACGCGGGGATCCGTCACTCGATCGACGGCCTGCTCTCGATGACCGCCGACGGTGGCCCCGTCGTCGGTCCGGTCAAGGACCTCGACAACCTGTGGTCCGTGGCCGCCATCTGGATCAAGGAGGCCCCCGCCATCGCGAAGGAAGTCGCCCGCTGGATGACCGAAGGCTACGGTGCCATCGACACGGACCTCGAAGGCATCAACATCGCCCGCTACGACGAGTACGGGCGGGCCGAGCGCTACGTCGAAGAGCGCTCCAAGGAAGGCTTCCGCAAGATCTACGGCACGGTTCACCCCAAAGAGCAGTGGATGTCCTCCCGTCCGCTCCGGACGACGGGCTTCCACGACCGCCTGGAGGAGCACGAGGCCGAGTTCTGGGAATCCGCCGGCTGGGAACGGCCGCGCTGGTTCCGTGAGAACGCGGACCTCCTGCAGGAGTACCAGGAAACCATCAGCGAGTTCCAGCGTCCCAACGAGTGGGACCGGCGCTGGTGGTCCCCGATCATCCTGGCCGAGCACCTGCACATGCGTGACAACGTCGGCCTGATCGGCGACATGGGCTTCGGTATCTACGAGTTGCAGGGCCCCGATGCCCTGGAGATGGCCGAGAAGCTCACCGTCGGCCGCATGGATGTCGACGTGGGCAGCCTGGTCTACACCCCGGTGCTCGACGAGGACGCCGGCTTCCGTGCTGACCTGACTGTCGTGCGTCTCGGCGAGAACAAGTTCCGCTTTGTCACTGGTGGCGGCGACGCCGGCCACGACAAGCAGTGGATCCGCCAGCACATGGAGGACGACATGGATGTCGAGCTCGTCAGCAAGAGCTCCGCTCTGGGCACGATGGGTGTCTGGGGTCCGAACGCCCGGAAGGTCATGCAGGAGGTCACCGAGGAGGACATGTCCGACGAGGCCTTCCCGGCCTACACGGCCCAGGAAGTCCACATCGGTGACGTCGAGGCCTTCGCGATGCGTATCTCCTATGTCGGCGAACTCGGCTGGGAGATCTACGCCCCGATGGAGCAGACCGGTCGCCTCTGGGACACCATCTACGAGGCCGGTCAGGAGTACGACCTCCGTCCGGTCGGGACGGGTGTCTACGGCTCCACCGGTCGCATGGAGAAGGGCTACCGCCTGATCGGTGCCGAACTCGAGCACGACTACAACCCGGTCGAGGCTGGCCTGGACTTCCACGGTGTCAAGGACGCCGACTTCATCGGCAAGGACGCCTACGTGGAAGCAGTCGAGAGCGAGCCCGCCGCGAAGCTCTGCACCCTGGCCGTGACCGACCACGCCCCGAACGGTGGCGAGGAGCGCTACCCGCTCGGCGGCGAGCCGGTCAAGGACCTCGACGGCAACGTGCTTATCGACGACGAGGGCCGCCGCTCGTACACCACGAGCGCCGCGACGGGCCCCTCGGTCGGCAAGCACATCATGCTGGCATACATCCCGACGGATATCGCAGAGGAAGGCAAGGAGCTGCAGGTCGAGTACTTCGGCGAGGACTACCCGGTCGAGATCGTTCGCGTCGGCAGCAAGCCGCTCTTTGACCCGAGCAACGAACGGATCCTGAGCTAA
- a CDS encoding electron transfer flavoprotein subunit beta/FixA family protein gives METLACIKRVADTGAEIVLTDDKQSVDASAVGYTMGPHEECAIEAAVQVVEEEGGESTVLSLGPEDTEDQLYEGIGRGADNGVLLETAGGDWGPESTATAIADAIEGDLADFDLLFFGNESGDNANYQVGIRVAHELDLPVVTGAKDLEIDGDTAIVKRDVPGGSEVFEVETPAVVTVKEGLNTPRYPSMRSRMQAKKQEIQTIDPTETDDRLQMVELETPEAEDSEAEVLGEGPEAVDEAVEVMEELEVL, from the coding sequence ATGGAAACATTAGCCTGTATCAAACGCGTCGCTGACACCGGGGCGGAGATCGTACTGACGGATGACAAGCAGTCGGTGGACGCCTCCGCCGTGGGGTACACGATGGGTCCCCACGAGGAGTGTGCCATCGAAGCGGCTGTCCAGGTCGTCGAGGAGGAGGGTGGCGAATCCACCGTCCTGAGTCTCGGCCCCGAGGACACGGAAGACCAGCTTTACGAAGGAATCGGTCGCGGTGCCGACAACGGCGTCCTCCTGGAGACGGCGGGCGGCGACTGGGGGCCGGAGTCCACGGCGACGGCCATCGCCGACGCCATCGAGGGTGACCTCGCGGACTTCGACCTCCTCTTCTTCGGCAACGAATCGGGCGACAACGCGAACTACCAGGTCGGTATTCGCGTGGCCCACGAACTCGATCTGCCGGTCGTCACCGGTGCGAAGGACCTCGAGATCGACGGTGACACGGCGATCGTCAAGCGTGACGTCCCCGGCGGCTCGGAGGTCTTCGAGGTCGAGACTCCGGCCGTCGTGACCGTCAAGGAGGGCCTGAACACGCCGCGCTACCCGTCGATGCGGAGCCGGATGCAGGCCAAAAAGCAGGAGATCCAGACGATCGACCCCACGGAGACCGACGACCGGCTCCAGATGGTCGAACTGGAGACTCCGGAAGCCGAGGACAGCGAGGCAGAAGTCCTCGGCGAGGGCCCGGAAGCGGTCGACGAAGCGGTCGAAGTCATGGAAGAACTGGAGGTGCTCTAA
- a CDS encoding succinylglutamate desuccinylase/aspartoacylase family protein, giving the protein MTDRDVTHTVETVPLARLPSGRTVETVLHRYRGDPDGPTVYLQALQHGGEVNGAAVLRRLHDRLTKSALAGEVLAVPVANPFAFDHRVYMAPTRLDAINSNMNRLWPGNPDGTLMERLVDSLWQRAAGADAIVDLHTGGPYMRSHTRFTPGDSRSRDLARAFGLDLIVADGSPIADPDTGGQGKLREMAAAAGIPAITPELAHSREIVDASVDRGVAGVENVLVELGAIDGLLQTAEPTVGTEKTPLFTEESGLFRSNDLSVGDRIEAGTEIGEVFDPTSYESLQTIVADRAGMLLSLNRGSTVMEGESIGSLITVE; this is encoded by the coding sequence ATGACCGATCGGGACGTGACTCACACGGTCGAGACGGTGCCACTGGCCCGCCTTCCGTCCGGACGGACGGTCGAGACGGTGCTTCACCGATACCGGGGGGACCCCGACGGGCCGACGGTCTACCTCCAGGCCCTCCAGCACGGCGGGGAAGTCAACGGCGCGGCCGTGCTTCGCCGCCTGCATGATCGATTGACCAAAAGCGCCCTCGCGGGGGAGGTGCTCGCGGTTCCGGTCGCGAACCCCTTTGCCTTCGACCACCGGGTCTACATGGCTCCAACCCGGCTGGACGCGATCAACTCGAACATGAACCGGCTCTGGCCCGGGAACCCCGACGGGACGCTGATGGAACGGCTCGTGGACAGCCTGTGGCAGCGGGCCGCCGGGGCCGACGCCATCGTGGATCTGCACACGGGTGGGCCCTACATGCGGTCGCATACGCGTTTCACCCCGGGCGATTCCCGTTCGCGGGACCTCGCCCGGGCCTTTGGCCTCGATCTGATCGTCGCGGACGGCTCGCCCATCGCGGACCCCGATACTGGTGGCCAGGGCAAACTCCGGGAGATGGCCGCTGCGGCCGGGATCCCGGCCATCACGCCGGAACTCGCTCACAGCCGCGAGATCGTCGACGCCTCCGTCGATCGTGGCGTCGCGGGGGTCGAGAACGTGCTGGTCGAACTCGGGGCCATCGACGGCCTGCTCCAGACGGCCGAACCGACGGTGGGCACCGAGAAGACGCCGCTTTTCACCGAGGAGTCGGGCCTTTTCCGGTCGAATGACCTCTCGGTCGGGGACCGAATCGAGGCCGGAACCGAGATCGGCGAGGTCTTCGATCCGACCAGCTACGAGTCCCTGCAAACCATCGTCGCCGACCGGGCCGGGATGTTGCTCTCGCTCAATCGTGGCTCCACCGTGATGGAGGGGGAGTCGATCGGGAGCCTGATTACCGTCGAGTAA
- a CDS encoding ASKHA domain-containing protein: MSEEARVTFYPWKKTIDVEPDTTLLNAAEDAGVSIEGLCAGNGRCGTCKAIIGEGEEHLTPITTAEEQTLSSEQLGNGYRLTCRAKVSDPGEVSVTVPPDSQKTAGIVLTEGQELEYAIDPLVKKYHVDLPVPSLSDNVADFERIGEALADTYEIDIEDVDYEIQRELPNQMRAEETEDRLEVTATVYDDQEIIDVEPGLSETAYGLAIDIGTTTVATYLVNLKNGETEAISSQLNPQTKQGGDIMTRMRYTRRNDDGRETLKEEIRTGINETIEEVIQEAGIDREDIYESVFVGNTAMHHLFLGIDPTYVAGSPYVAAREAPIAVKARELGIDINDAGYVYWLPVSGGWVGPDKVSVLLVSGHYKESPTTVCIDIGTNGEISVGNDEEMLVTSAPAGPALEGAELRYGVRAQSGAIETLRIDPETLDPTYETIDDEPPNGITGSGVIDALAQLFEVGLVDQRGKFRDEVLDHQRVRENDDGELEYVVAYEKEAALAEDIVLTQNDIRSIQMAKAAIQAGTRVLMDELDIENPDRVLMAGAFGNYIDKHSAMTIGMYPDIDPDDVVSLGNAAGVGAKLALLDKERRAEAERIVDEVEYFEIAGTDVFQENFMESMYLPHQDFDLYPHVKEKVMRRRELEAARLEAAESED, encoded by the coding sequence ATGTCCGAGGAGGCGCGGGTCACGTTCTATCCCTGGAAGAAGACGATCGACGTGGAACCGGACACCACCTTGCTCAATGCGGCCGAAGACGCCGGCGTGAGCATCGAAGGACTCTGTGCCGGCAACGGCCGGTGTGGGACTTGCAAGGCGATTATCGGCGAGGGCGAAGAACACCTCACGCCGATCACCACCGCCGAGGAACAGACCCTCTCCTCGGAGCAACTGGGGAACGGCTATCGACTCACCTGTCGGGCCAAGGTCAGCGACCCGGGCGAGGTCTCCGTGACGGTGCCACCGGACTCTCAGAAGACCGCCGGGATCGTCCTCACGGAGGGCCAAGAACTGGAATATGCCATCGACCCGCTGGTCAAGAAGTACCACGTCGACCTGCCGGTCCCCTCACTCTCTGACAACGTCGCGGACTTCGAGCGGATCGGGGAAGCCCTGGCGGACACCTACGAGATCGACATCGAGGACGTCGACTACGAGATCCAGCGGGAGTTGCCGAACCAGATGCGGGCCGAAGAGACCGAAGACCGGCTGGAGGTCACCGCGACGGTCTATGACGATCAGGAGATCATCGACGTCGAGCCGGGGCTTTCCGAGACCGCCTACGGGCTGGCGATCGACATCGGGACCACCACGGTCGCGACCTACCTGGTGAACCTGAAAAACGGGGAGACCGAGGCGATCAGCTCACAGCTCAACCCCCAGACCAAGCAGGGCGGGGACATCATGACCCGGATGCGGTACACCCGCCGGAACGACGACGGGCGGGAGACACTCAAGGAGGAGATCCGCACGGGGATCAACGAGACCATCGAGGAGGTCATCCAGGAGGCCGGCATCGATCGCGAGGACATCTACGAGAGTGTCTTCGTGGGCAACACGGCGATGCATCACCTCTTTTTGGGCATCGACCCGACCTACGTGGCCGGGTCGCCCTACGTCGCCGCCCGCGAGGCCCCGATCGCCGTGAAGGCCCGGGAACTGGGCATCGACATCAACGACGCGGGTTATGTCTACTGGCTGCCCGTGAGTGGCGGCTGGGTCGGCCCGGACAAGGTCTCGGTCCTCCTCGTTTCGGGGCACTACAAGGAGTCCCCGACCACCGTCTGTATCGACATCGGGACCAACGGGGAGATCTCGGTCGGCAACGACGAGGAGATGCTCGTGACCTCCGCCCCGGCCGGGCCCGCCCTCGAAGGGGCGGAACTGCGCTATGGGGTTCGCGCCCAGTCCGGCGCGATCGAGACCCTGCGGATCGACCCCGAAACGCTCGATCCGACCTATGAGACCATCGACGACGAGCCGCCAAACGGTATCACCGGTTCGGGCGTGATCGACGCGCTCGCTCAGCTCTTCGAGGTCGGCCTCGTGGATCAGCGCGGGAAGTTCCGGGACGAGGTACTCGATCACCAGCGAGTGAGAGAGAACGACGACGGGGAACTCGAGTACGTCGTGGCCTACGAGAAGGAGGCCGCCCTGGCCGAGGACATCGTGCTGACCCAGAACGACATCCGCTCGATCCAGATGGCAAAGGCCGCGATCCAGGCCGGAACGCGGGTCCTGATGGACGAACTGGACATCGAGAACCCCGACAGAGTGCTGATGGCCGGGGCCTTCGGGAACTACATCGACAAACACTCCGCGATGACCATCGGGATGTATCCCGACATCGACCCGGACGACGTGGTCTCACTTGGCAACGCCGCCGGCGTGGGGGCGAAGCTGGCACTCCTCGACAAGGAGCGACGGGCCGAGGCCGAGCGCATCGTCGACGAGGTCGAGTACTTCGAGATCGCCGGGACAGATGTCTTCCAGGAGAACTTCATGGAGTCGATGTATCTCCCTCACCAGGACTTCGATCTGTACCCACACGTCAAGGAGAAGGTCATGCGGCGGCGCGAACTCGAAGCCGCCAGGCTCGAAGCGGCGGAGTCCGAGGACTGA
- a CDS encoding electron transfer flavoprotein subunit alpha/FixB family protein — protein MVLTLIEHADGEIDETSLEMLTLARDLAEQVGEDVTAAMFGGEDLAADLGEYGVDTAYVCTGDLAETYAPEARAEALGALCDDLEPAAVFGGGTDTANEVLAHLGAKRDLPMSANTTEIETDGETCEIERHRWGGSLIEHATMEGETKLFTTPDHELPIEAVGDGEAAVETLEPELSEGAWEVQVDRFEESDLEGVPLPEARIVVGGGRGVGGEEDFEQLEELADLFDNATVGATRIAVDEGWRPHNDQIGQTGQKIAPELYIAAGISGAVQHWVGAKGSENVLAINTDPEAAIMYKGDYAIVGDLHEVVPELIDAVEAAK, from the coding sequence ATGGTACTGACACTCATCGAACACGCCGACGGCGAGATCGACGAGACGTCCCTGGAGATGCTTACCCTCGCCCGGGACCTGGCCGAGCAGGTCGGCGAGGACGTGACTGCGGCGATGTTCGGCGGCGAGGATCTGGCTGCCGATCTCGGCGAGTACGGCGTCGACACCGCCTACGTCTGTACGGGCGATCTCGCGGAGACCTACGCCCCCGAGGCCCGCGCCGAAGCCCTCGGTGCGCTCTGTGACGATCTCGAACCCGCCGCCGTCTTCGGCGGCGGCACGGACACCGCAAACGAGGTCCTGGCCCACCTCGGGGCCAAGCGGGACCTCCCGATGTCCGCCAACACGACGGAGATCGAGACGGACGGCGAGACCTGCGAGATCGAGCGCCACCGCTGGGGTGGCAGCCTCATCGAGCACGCCACGATGGAAGGCGAGACGAAGCTGTTCACCACGCCCGACCACGAACTCCCGATCGAGGCCGTCGGCGACGGCGAGGCCGCCGTCGAGACCCTCGAGCCCGAACTCAGCGAGGGTGCCTGGGAGGTCCAGGTCGACCGCTTCGAGGAGTCGGACCTGGAGGGTGTTCCGCTCCCCGAGGCCCGCATCGTCGTCGGTGGCGGTCGCGGTGTCGGTGGCGAGGAGGACTTCGAACAGCTCGAAGAACTGGCTGACCTGTTCGACAACGCCACGGTCGGCGCGACCCGGATCGCCGTCGACGAAGGGTGGCGGCCGCACAACGACCAGATCGGCCAGACCGGGCAGAAGATCGCGCCCGAACTGTACATCGCCGCCGGCATCAGTGGGGCCGTCCAGCACTGGGTCGGCGCCAAAGGGTCGGAGAACGTCCTCGCGATCAACACCGATCCCGAGGCCGCGATCATGTACAAGGGCGATTACGCGATCGTCGGCGACCTCCACGAGGTCGTCCCCGAGCTGATCGACGCCGTCGAAGCCGCGAAGTAA
- a CDS encoding methylenetetrahydrofolate reductase, with protein sequence MTQDPVRDLLADPHFELLPFAGLFDQAAALPEGSTVALTASPDKGVDETVELSTELADRGFEVSAHIAARAVRSDEHLETIAETLLDAGVEDIFVPGGDNETPEGPYDSAYALLSDLEEMEYEFERVGITGYPEGHQFIDDDTLREHLLKKEPYADYIVTQMTFDPDAVAEWALEIREDDVELPIIVGVPGVMKYQRLLSISREIGVGDSLSYLRKTTGVFDFIKQFLGSRGQYAPDDFIQGIGEYYADDSYGIEDVHLYTFNQVGDTEAWRQQYL encoded by the coding sequence ATGACACAGGATCCAGTTCGCGATCTCCTGGCCGATCCGCACTTCGAGTTGCTACCCTTCGCCGGGCTCTTCGACCAGGCGGCGGCGCTTCCCGAGGGCTCGACCGTTGCGCTCACTGCCTCGCCGGACAAGGGTGTCGACGAGACGGTGGAACTCTCGACCGAACTGGCGGATCGCGGCTTCGAGGTCTCGGCCCACATCGCGGCCCGGGCGGTCCGGAGTGACGAGCATCTGGAGACGATCGCCGAGACGCTTCTGGACGCTGGGGTCGAGGACATCTTCGTTCCCGGCGGTGACAACGAGACGCCTGAGGGCCCTTACGACTCCGCCTATGCCCTGCTCTCGGACCTCGAGGAGATGGAGTACGAGTTCGAGCGGGTGGGCATCACCGGCTATCCGGAGGGCCACCAGTTCATCGACGACGACACGCTCCGGGAACACCTCCTGAAAAAGGAGCCGTACGCGGACTACATCGTCACCCAGATGACTTTCGACCCGGACGCAGTGGCCGAGTGGGCGCTGGAGATCCGTGAGGACGACGTCGAACTCCCGATCATCGTCGGGGTTCCGGGCGTGATGAAATACCAGCGCCTCCTGAGCATCTCCCGGGAGATCGGGGTCGGCGATTCACTCTCCTATCTCCGCAAGACCACCGGCGTGTTTGACTTCATCAAGCAGTTCCTGGGATCCCGCGGGCAGTACGCGCCCGATGACTTCATCCAGGGGATCGGGGAGTACTACGCGGATGACAGCTACGGCATCGAGGACGTCCACCTGTACACGTTCAACCAGGTCGGGGACACCGAAGCCTGGCGTCAACAGTACCTCTAA
- a CDS encoding aldehyde ferredoxin oxidoreductase C-terminal domain-containing protein yields MTTERAPPRRTAILRVDLTDGNVRREPIPEQWRRQYIGGKGLGARYLHEVTDPGVDPLAPGNALLFMVGPLSGLIPGEPRYAAITKSPLTGTFLDSYSGGDFAARLAGSLGETMGIIVTGQAPEPVSLVVSDGNVSIEPATAWGEGVEAACATHSDAAVACTGPAGENEVVYATIASDGGDHHAGRGGAGAVMGSKRLKAVIAADEPVSGLDDLRTEYEERFGDGPTDDWHRASETVESVDFADEIGALSTRGWQESTFEGTDEIGIEAVEATDYEREHEGEAIPGGFTVSFEEGESTPRGGTQMTLGAGLGIDDFEDVATLGLTCDRLGVDIIGVGNAIAWAIRAGEEGVIDYAGEFGDIESAIELAEAIAARETELGATLADGIDAAAAAYGGEDLIPTVKGMELPSYDPRRAPSMALAYATSDRGACHRRARPIETAVFEPDLDEPTRRAREVIAEQDYRSLLWSLIADDFTETLYTTDFGAEWLAAVGLELTPTALRRAGTRIWTLTRLFNVREGFDRDDDTLPPVLEEPITDGPGAGEQISQPEFEAMRSAYYEQRGWDERGVPTRETLDALDLGALLPSVNRA; encoded by the coding sequence GTGACGACGGAGAGAGCCCCGCCCCGTCGAACGGCCATCCTTCGAGTTGACCTGACCGACGGGAACGTGCGCCGGGAGCCGATCCCCGAGCAGTGGCGCCGGCAGTACATCGGCGGGAAAGGCCTGGGCGCGAGATACCTCCACGAAGTAACCGACCCCGGCGTCGACCCGCTCGCCCCGGGGAACGCGCTGCTGTTCATGGTCGGCCCCCTCTCGGGACTGATCCCGGGGGAGCCACGCTACGCGGCGATCACCAAGTCGCCGCTGACCGGGACCTTTCTGGACTCCTACAGCGGCGGTGATTTTGCCGCCAGATTGGCCGGCAGCCTCGGCGAGACGATGGGGATCATCGTGACTGGCCAGGCGCCAGAGCCGGTTTCCCTGGTCGTCTCCGACGGGAACGTGTCCATCGAACCGGCCACGGCATGGGGCGAGGGCGTGGAAGCCGCCTGTGCCACCCACTCCGACGCGGCGGTCGCCTGCACGGGCCCAGCCGGGGAGAACGAGGTGGTCTACGCGACAATCGCCTCCGACGGCGGCGATCACCACGCCGGCCGGGGCGGTGCAGGGGCCGTCATGGGATCGAAACGGCTCAAGGCCGTGATCGCGGCCGACGAGCCAGTCTCCGGACTGGACGACCTCCGGACCGAGTACGAGGAACGGTTCGGCGACGGGCCGACCGACGACTGGCACCGGGCCAGCGAGACGGTGGAGTCCGTGGACTTCGCCGACGAGATCGGGGCCCTCTCGACCCGCGGCTGGCAGGAGAGCACCTTCGAGGGCACAGACGAAATCGGCATCGAGGCCGTGGAGGCGACGGACTACGAGCGCGAACACGAGGGGGAAGCGATTCCCGGCGGGTTCACGGTCTCGTTCGAAGAGGGCGAAAGTACCCCACGCGGGGGCACGCAGATGACATTGGGCGCGGGACTCGGAATTGATGACTTCGAAGACGTGGCGACCCTCGGACTGACGTGTGACCGCCTCGGGGTGGACATCATCGGCGTGGGAAACGCCATCGCCTGGGCCATCCGGGCCGGCGAGGAAGGCGTGATCGACTATGCGGGCGAGTTCGGAGATATCGAATCCGCCATCGAACTCGCCGAGGCGATCGCGGCCCGGGAGACGGAGCTTGGTGCCACCCTGGCAGACGGCATCGACGCCGCCGCCGCGGCCTACGGCGGCGAGGATCTGATCCCGACGGTCAAGGGGATGGAACTGCCGTCCTATGACCCCCGACGGGCACCGAGCATGGCGCTGGCCTACGCAACCAGTGACCGGGGAGCCTGCCACCGCCGGGCCCGACCCATCGAGACGGCCGTCTTCGAGCCGGACCTCGACGAGCCGACTCGGCGGGCCCGGGAAGTCATCGCCGAACAGGACTACCGCTCACTGCTCTGGAGCCTGATCGCCGATGACTTCACCGAGACGCTGTACACCACGGATTTCGGGGCGGAGTGGCTCGCGGCGGTCGGCCTGGAGCTCACTCCCACAGCGCTCAGACGGGCCGGGACCCGCATCTGGACGTTGACTCGCCTGTTCAACGTCCGGGAGGGCTTCGACCGGGACGACGACACGCTCCCGCCGGTACTCGAAGAGCCGATCACCGACGGCCCGGGGGCCGGAGAGCAGATCTCCCAGCCGGAGTTCGAAGCGATGCGAAGTGCCTACTACGAGCAGCGGGGCTGGGACGAACGCGGCGTCCCAACCCGGGAGACGCTTGACGCACTCGACCTCGGAGCACTGCTCCCGTCCGTGAACCGGGCCTAA
- a CDS encoding tetrahydrofolate dehydrogenase/cyclohydrolase catalytic domain-containing protein has product MTYIIDGNELADSIRADLEDSVETLTDEDITPGLATVLMSDDPASETYVSMKQKACEEIGMESFHVEIDPEAPAEELYDTIEDLNEDPEVHGILVQLPVPDHVDEERVLNEIDPMKDVDGFHPENVGRMVTGNARFKPCTPHGVIKMIEDAGVDTEGKDVTVVGRSNIVGKPVANLLMQKTENGNATVTVCHSRTQNLEEKTKNADIVIAAAGVPEMIDGSMLSEGQTVIDVGTNRVDGELVGDVEFESAKDVVDAISPVPGGVGPMTITMLLYNTVKAAGLQNDVEVELP; this is encoded by the coding sequence ATGACATACATTATTGACGGTAACGAACTCGCGGACTCGATTCGCGCTGATCTCGAAGACAGCGTCGAAACACTCACGGACGAGGACATCACACCCGGCCTCGCGACGGTCCTGATGAGCGACGACCCCGCAAGTGAGACCTACGTCTCGATGAAACAGAAGGCCTGTGAAGAGATCGGGATGGAGAGTTTCCACGTCGAGATCGATCCCGAAGCGCCGGCCGAGGAGCTCTACGACACGATCGAGGACCTGAACGAGGACCCCGAAGTGCACGGCATCCTCGTCCAGCTACCGGTACCCGATCACGTCGACGAGGAGCGGGTCCTCAACGAGATCGACCCGATGAAGGACGTCGACGGGTTCCACCCGGAGAACGTCGGTCGGATGGTCACGGGCAACGCCCGCTTCAAGCCCTGTACGCCCCACGGCGTCATCAAGATGATCGAGGACGCCGGCGTGGACACCGAGGGCAAGGACGTCACCGTCGTCGGCCGCTCGAACATCGTCGGCAAGCCGGTCGCGAACCTGCTCATGCAGAAGACCGAGAACGGCAACGCCACCGTCACGGTCTGTCACTCCCGGACCCAGAACCTCGAGGAGAAGACCAAGAACGCCGACATCGTCATCGCGGCCGCCGGCGTCCCGGAGATGATCGACGGCTCGATGCTCTCGGAGGGCCAGACGGTCATCGACGTCGGGACCAACCGCGTGGACGGTGAACTGGTCGGTGACGTCGAGTTCGAGTCCGCCAAAGACGTCGTCGACGCCATCAGCCCCGTGCCGGGCGGTGTGGGCCCGATGACGATCACGATGTTGCTCTACAACACGGTCAAGGCCGCGGGCCTCCAGAACGACGTCGAAGTCGAACTGCCGTAG